Sequence from the Arthrobacter pigmenti genome:
AACTGTTGACGCGCTCGGTCTAGGTGGCCTGCGCCGCAACCGCATCAATGATTCACTGGAAGGCAGCTTCCGGGCCGAGCGTTACACCCTCTGGCTCCGGTCAATCCTGTTTCCTGCCGCCGATACGGCATTCTGGCTTCCCGTCGCCGGTGTCCTCCTGTGGGGTGGCTGGCTTGCCTCCCTCGACGCCGTTACACCAGGAGCCGTTGCGACGGTGGCCCTCTTTGCGGTCCGGTTGATAGACCCCGTGGACCTGCTGATCATGTGGACCGACGAAATCCAGGTCGGCGCAGCGTCCCTCGCACGAATCATCGGCATCAAGGACGTGCCCTCCGACCGGACAGCCACTGATGCACAGCCGGTAACGGAGGACATCCTGGTCTCAGGGGCCCGTTACGCGTACCGGCCGGGACATGACGTCCTGCACGGCGTCGACCTCCAGTTGCACCGTGGCGAGCGGCTGGCGATGGTCGGTCCATCGGGTGCAGGCAAGTCGACGCTCGGACGTCTGATTGCGGGTATCCATGCGCCAACCGACGGTTCGGTGACAGTGGGCGGTGTCCCGTTGGTGGACCGCCCACTCGATGCGCTGCGCCGGGAGGTGGCCCTGGTGACGCAGGAACACCACGTTTTCGTCGGATCCCTTGCGGATAACGTGCGCCTCGGCAAGGCGGACGCCACGCAGGGCGAGATAGAAAAAGCACTCGACGACGTCGGCGCCCTGGCTTGGTCGCGTGCCCTGCCCGAAGCCCTCGAGACGGAAGTGGGCTCCGGCGCCTACGAGCTCACCCCGGCACAGGCACAGGAAGTAGCACTGGCAAGGCTGGTGCTGGCAGACCCGCACACACTGGTACTGGACGAGGCGACGTCGTTGATCGACCCGCAGGCGGCGCGCGACCTGGAGCGATCACTCAGCGCGGTGCTGGAGGGGCGGACGGTTGTGGCTATTGCGCACCGCCTGCATACAGCGCACGACGCCGACCGCGTCGCCGTAGTGGAGAACGGCAACATCACCGAACTCGGGTCGCACGACGAACTGCTGGCGCTAAATGGTTCGTACGCTTCGCTGTGGAGGTCCTGGCGGACTGAATAGCTTCCCCAATGTGGGCCGCGCTCTTCGCCGGTGAGCAACGTGGACAGCAGCACGAGCAACCTGGAGATTGGTGAGGGAAATTTCCCTCACCAATCTCCAGGTTGCTCCCCGTAGCCGGCATCAGTGGTCGAAGAAGACCAGGGACGAGTTGATGAGTTCACTGATGACTTCGGCGTCGTGAGCCCGGCGCAGGGACTCCCGGAAGTTCTCCTTGAACAGCGAGCGCGCCAGGGTGGCCAGCACCTCAAGGTGTTCCGAGTACGACTCCGCCGGCGTAGCGATCAGAAGCACGAGGGTTGCTGGGCCGTCCACCGCCCCGAAGTCCAGGCTGTGGCCATAACGCGTGACTCCCACGGCTATGGAGGTCTGCTGCACGTACTGGCTGCGCGCGTGTGGCACGCCCACCCCGCCGGGAAGGCCCGTAGCCATCTGGTGCTCGCGGGAGTTGACCTGTTCGAGGAAGGCGTCGAGATTGGTGATCCGGCCGCTCTCGAACAGCCGCTGCGCAAGCTGGGCTGCGGCGTCGGACTTGTCCACAGCCACCATGTCGAGGACCACCAACTCAGGGGTGGTCAATTCGGCGTCGTGCAGGTCAAGCGGTGTCACAACCGGCCTCTCGCGAGTTCTACGGAACGAAAATGCGCAGAAAGAGTGCGCCGGACCAATCCGTTCCTAGCGCGTCAGAACTTCCCCACACTCGCTTCGCTCGTGCGGGTACCCCTGTCCCTAGCGCGTCGGAACCTCCCCACACTCGCTTCGCTCGTGCGGGTACCCCTGTCCCTAGCTTAGCGGCACGATGTCTTCGACCCCCATGCGTGCACTGTCCGCTGAGACGTCATCAGGCTGCTGTTGGCTGAGCCGTTCCGCCTCGACCCTCGCGAGGTAGTGCTTAACCTCACGGTCCACCTGGGCCTCACTCCACTTGAGGTGCGGTGCCATCAGCTCAGCCACCACCGGCGCTGCCGAGACGCCCCGGTCCCAGGACTCGATCGAAATACGCGTGCGGCGGGTCAGGACATCATCAACGTGGCGGGCATCCTCGTGCGTCACCGCGAACACCACCTCAGCACCGAGATAATCGTCCGCGCCGGGAAGCGGCTCGCCGAGTTGCGCATTGTCCCGGATGAGTGCGGCCACGTGCTCGGCCTGGGTCCCGTAGCGCTGCAGAAGATGCTCGACCCGCGCCACGTGGACGCCCGATGCCTCCGCCAGCCGTGCACGTTTATTCCAGGCGGCCCTGTAGCCCTCGGCACCCAACAAAGGAACCGTCTCCGTGCAACTCGCGGGAACCCGCTCATCCAACGCGCGCGATGCTTCATCGACCGCGTCCTTGGCCATCACCCGGTAGGTTGTCCACTTCCCGCCTGCTACCACCACGAGCCCCGGAACCGGGTGGGCAACAACGTGCTCGCGGGACAGTTTCGCCGTGGAATCGTTCTCGCCCGCCAGCAGCGGGCGCAGGCCCGCGTAAACACCCTCAACATCCTCACGGGTCAGCGGACGCTTCAGCACCCGGTTGACGTGTTCGAGGATGTAGTCGATGTCCTTCGACGACGCCGCAGGGTGAGCCTTGTCCAGGTCCCAGTCCGTGTCAGTAGTACCGATGATCCAATGCCGGCCCCACGGAATCACGAAGAGCACGGACTTTTCGGTGCGCAGGATCAAACCAACCGTGGACTGGAAACGGTCCCGCGGAACCACCAGGTGGATCCCCTTGGACGCGCGGACCTTCAGCTGACCGCGCTCCGTGACCATGGCCTGCGTTTCATCGGTCCAGACGCCGGTAGCGTTGACAATCTGTTTGGCACGGATATTGAACTCTTCACCGGTCTCATGATCAGTTACCCGCGCGCCGACAACCCGCTCGCCTTCGCGGAGGAAGTCGACAACGGACACTCGGTTCGCGGCCTTCGCCCCGTAGGCGGCGGCGGTGCGGATCATGTTCACCACGTACCGCGCGTCATCTACCTGGGCATCGTAGTAGCGGATCGAGCCGACCATGGCGTCGTCCTTGAGGCTGGGCGCGGCCCGCAGCGTACCCCGCCGGGTCAGGTGCTTGTGCATGGGCACGCCCCGCGAATTTCCCGAGGTCATGCCCATGGTGTCGTAGAGGAAGATACCTGCACCGACGTAGGGGCGCTCGATAAACCGCTTGGTCAGCGGATACAGGAACGGGACCGGCTTGACCAGGTGCGGGGCGATCCGCTGGATCAGCAGCCCCCGTTCCTTGAGTGCTTCCTGGACCAGCGCGAAGTCCAGCATCTCCAGGTAGCGCAGCCCGCCGTGGATCAGCTTGGAGGACCTGGAGGACGTCCCCGACGCCCAGTCACGCGCTTCCACGATCCCGACGTCGAGCCCCCTGGTCACCGCGTCCAGGGCCGAGCCGACGCCGACGACGCCGCCGCCCACGATCAGGATGTCGAGTTCCTTGCCGGGCTCAGTCGTGGATTTGAGCGCTGCGAGGGACTCCTCGCGCTGCTGCGGGCTGAGGGCGCCTTTGATCATGGCCGGTATCCACCTTCGCTGTTGCGGATTGGTTCCTCAACTCTAGGCAATCACCCGTTGGAAAGGTAGGGCGAGAGGACTACCTCGACCCGCTGGAACTCCTTTAGATCCGAGTACCCGGTAGTGGCCATCGCCCTGCGGAGGGCGCCGATCAGGTTCGAGGTCCCATCAGTGTGGTGCGATGGCCCCCAGAGCACTTCCTCCAGCGGACCGACGGTACCGACATTGACCCTATCGCCGCGGGGAAGCTCGTGATGGTGCGCTTCCTGCCCCCAGTGCCAACCCTTTCCTGGCGCCTCTTCTGCGCGGGCCAGCGCAGAGCCGAGCATGACGGCGTCCGCTCCAACAGCAATCGCCTTCACAATGTCGCCGCTGGTGCCCATGCCGCCGTCGGCGATCACATGCACGTAGCGGCCGCCTGATTCGTCGAGGTAGTCGCGGCGGGCGGCAGCGACATCGGAGATGGCCGATGCCATGGGCGAGTGGATGCCCAGGGCACGTCGCGTCGTCGTCGTCGCTCCCCCGCCGAACCCGACCAGTACGCCGGCCGCGCCGGTGCGCATGAGGTGCAGCGCGGGTGTGTAACCGGCTGCCCCGCCGACTATGACGGGGACATCGAGTTCGTAGATGAACTGCTTGAGGTTCAGCGGCTCCTCATTCTTGGACACGTGTTCCGCCGACACGGTGGTGCCGCGGATGACGAAGATGTCCACCCCCGCCGCCAGGACCGTCTTGTAGAACTGCTGGGTGTGCTGGGGGGTGAGCGAACCTGCAACGGTGACGCCGGCGTCGCGCATCTCGGCCAGGCGGCTGGTGATCAGTTCGGCCTGGATCGGCGCCTCGTAAATCTCCTGCATGCGCCGGGTCGCCGCGGGGCTGAAGTTGTCGGTGGACAAGCCTGCGATCTCTTCCAAAACTGGCTCCGGATCCTCATACCGGGTCCACAG
This genomic interval carries:
- a CDS encoding ABC transporter transmembrane domain-containing protein; the protein is MSDTQTATHTQGADTLTSGKLPVADARAVKVESLRLIRRHKGGLSKVVLLYVGSAAAGLVGPFILGNVVDAVLAGTTAGFIASMSLLMLGFLAVQAILRRFAVRAGMVFGETVFAELREDFMAQVTSLPLSTVEKAGTGDLVSRTTNDVDSVSHTVRFGVPQVVVSVVTIIITLAAAVLTSPLLSIALLVGVPLLYPATRWYLKRSSAGYKAERESYAVVNGSITETIEGARTVDALGLGGLRRNRINDSLEGSFRAERYTLWLRSILFPAADTAFWLPVAGVLLWGGWLASLDAVTPGAVATVALFAVRLIDPVDLLIMWTDEIQVGAASLARIIGIKDVPSDRTATDAQPVTEDILVSGARYAYRPGHDVLHGVDLQLHRGERLAMVGPSGAGKSTLGRLIAGIHAPTDGSVTVGGVPLVDRPLDALRREVALVTQEHHVFVGSLADNVRLGKADATQGEIEKALDDVGALAWSRALPEALETEVGSGAYELTPAQAQEVALARLVLADPHTLVLDEATSLIDPQAARDLERSLSAVLEGRTVVAIAHRLHTAHDADRVAVVENGNITELGSHDELLALNGSYASLWRSWRTE
- a CDS encoding PTS sugar transporter subunit IIA; amino-acid sequence: MTPLDLHDAELTTPELVVLDMVAVDKSDAAAQLAQRLFESGRITNLDAFLEQVNSREHQMATGLPGGVGVPHARSQYVQQTSIAVGVTRYGHSLDFGAVDGPATLVLLIATPAESYSEHLEVLATLARSLFKENFRESLRRAHDAEVISELINSSLVFFDH
- a CDS encoding glycerol-3-phosphate dehydrogenase/oxidase, whose protein sequence is MIKGALSPQQREESLAALKSTTEPGKELDILIVGGGVVGVGSALDAVTRGLDVGIVEARDWASGTSSRSSKLIHGGLRYLEMLDFALVQEALKERGLLIQRIAPHLVKPVPFLYPLTKRFIERPYVGAGIFLYDTMGMTSGNSRGVPMHKHLTRRGTLRAAPSLKDDAMVGSIRYYDAQVDDARYVVNMIRTAAAYGAKAANRVSVVDFLREGERVVGARVTDHETGEEFNIRAKQIVNATGVWTDETQAMVTERGQLKVRASKGIHLVVPRDRFQSTVGLILRTEKSVLFVIPWGRHWIIGTTDTDWDLDKAHPAASSKDIDYILEHVNRVLKRPLTREDVEGVYAGLRPLLAGENDSTAKLSREHVVAHPVPGLVVVAGGKWTTYRVMAKDAVDEASRALDERVPASCTETVPLLGAEGYRAAWNKRARLAEASGVHVARVEHLLQRYGTQAEHVAALIRDNAQLGEPLPGADDYLGAEVVFAVTHEDARHVDDVLTRRTRISIESWDRGVSAAPVVAELMAPHLKWSEAQVDREVKHYLARVEAERLSQQQPDDVSADSARMGVEDIVPLS
- a CDS encoding GuaB3 family IMP dehydrogenase-related protein, with the translated sequence MTYEIEIGRAKRGRRAYSLDDLAVVPSRRTRDPRDVSVQWQIDAYQFEMPVIAAPMDSAMSPATAIMMGKLGGLGVLNLEGLWTRYEDPEPVLEEIAGLSTDNFSPAATRRMQEIYEAPIQAELITSRLAEMRDAGVTVAGSLTPQHTQQFYKTVLAAGVDIFVIRGTTVSAEHVSKNEEPLNLKQFIYELDVPVIVGGAAGYTPALHLMRTGAAGVLVGFGGGATTTTRRALGIHSPMASAISDVAAARRDYLDESGGRYVHVIADGGMGTSGDIVKAIAVGADAVMLGSALARAEEAPGKGWHWGQEAHHHELPRGDRVNVGTVGPLEEVLWGPSHHTDGTSNLIGALRRAMATTGYSDLKEFQRVEVVLSPYLSNG